One Caldanaerobius fijiensis DSM 17918 genomic region harbors:
- a CDS encoding sensor histidine kinase, with protein MKISLKITLIYSLLFSLVLLILSASILFGLRYYLIEQSINQVYNQSDAILEKIKEIKGEFNDYNENLLFDTGESQNMIARVYDSNGKIIYSSVKNDKLRLPYLNNVGKAKKIEKDEYHLVYLNQRIEISGKIFYIQLIKDMENEYDFLKALFMILLFVDGIGIFLSIGVGFVVTLKVLKPINYLIREVQSIRATDLNKRIKVNGPDDELTRLAKTFNEMLNRIQDSFERQERFISDVSHELRTPIAVIKGYIDMLDRWGKNDKSVLQEGIDAIKKQADEMKLLTERLLLIARGDKGQIKIEKSSFCLNDIVNEVVSEAKIISPEHNIKVQSEQNIIFYGDKNLIKEMLRIFIDNSIKYTKKGGRILIKLIRNESEVKMSIEDDGIGIPPEDIPHIFDRFYRVDKSRNKEQGGWGLGLSIAKMIIDMHDGIVFVESKVGEGTKFIIKFPQGVKANV; from the coding sequence ATGAAGATTTCACTAAAGATCACCCTAATCTATTCATTACTTTTTTCTTTAGTGTTACTTATACTCAGTGCATCAATATTGTTTGGTTTGAGATATTACCTTATAGAGCAATCCATAAATCAGGTTTATAATCAATCAGATGCCATATTAGAAAAAATCAAGGAAATAAAAGGGGAGTTTAATGATTATAATGAGAATTTATTGTTTGATACAGGTGAATCTCAAAATATGATTGCAAGAGTATATGATAGTAATGGTAAAATTATATATTCATCGGTGAAAAACGACAAATTAAGACTTCCCTATTTAAATAATGTAGGCAAGGCAAAAAAAATAGAAAAAGACGAATATCACCTCGTATATTTAAATCAGAGGATTGAAATAAGTGGTAAAATATTTTACATCCAACTTATAAAAGACATGGAAAATGAATATGATTTCTTAAAGGCGTTGTTTATGATACTGCTGTTTGTAGATGGGATAGGTATATTTTTGTCCATTGGCGTGGGATTTGTTGTGACACTGAAAGTATTAAAGCCGATCAATTATTTGATACGGGAGGTACAAAGCATAAGGGCGACTGATCTAAATAAAAGAATTAAGGTAAATGGTCCCGATGATGAGCTTACCCGTTTAGCAAAAACCTTTAATGAAATGCTGAATAGGATACAGGATTCCTTTGAGCGACAAGAGAGATTTATTTCTGATGTATCCCATGAATTAAGAACACCTATTGCGGTTATAAAGGGATATATTGATATGTTAGATAGATGGGGTAAAAATGATAAGAGTGTTTTGCAGGAAGGCATTGACGCTATAAAAAAGCAGGCGGATGAAATGAAGTTATTGACAGAGCGCCTTTTACTAATTGCGCGAGGTGATAAAGGGCAAATAAAAATAGAGAAGAGCAGTTTTTGTTTAAATGATATCGTTAATGAGGTTGTTTCAGAAGCTAAAATCATATCACCAGAGCACAATATAAAAGTACAAAGTGAACAAAATATCATTTTTTATGGTGATAAAAATCTTATTAAAGAGATGCTGAGGATATTTATTGACAATAGCATAAAGTATACAAAAAAGGGTGGCCGTATTTTAATAAAATTAATTAGAAATGAATCGGAGGTAAAAATGTCTATTGAGGACGATGGAATAGGCATACCGCCGGAGGACATACCGCATATTTTTGACAGGTTTTACCGTGTTGATAAATCCAGAAACAAGGAGCAAGGGGGCTGGGGTTTGGGATTATCTATAGCAAAGATGATAATAGATATGCACGATGGAATTGTGTTTGTTGAAAGCAAGGTTGGTGAAGGTACAAAGTTTATTATTAAATTTCCTCAAGGTGTTAAGGCGAATGTTTAG
- a CDS encoding DUF362 domain-containing protein, protein MRTRRRNSADIGIAKNDDERIAISEALNLIQADQLINSNDVVVITPNWVQQQTPQTGVVVGPESLREIIRFAKKNNPRRIVVATGSGEKDTAEIMNSMGFDQVIKSEGVEFIDLNKGPFIRVDLNHDSPSSTNLNKLFDEMTFLISFTQLKVHEEATVSASIKNIAMGWPPAEEHGHPKKDKGIHKNLHGFIRAMAQLIPIDLSIVSLNPAMVGTGPSGGIPIHTGIILCGTDAVAVDTIGARLLGFKPQAIYYLYDCINNGIGIGDVNQMNIKGLPLVEAERIFSTAVYRQPVIIDQ, encoded by the coding sequence ATGAGGACAAGGAGAAGAAATTCAGCTGACATAGGTATAGCAAAAAATGACGATGAAAGGATAGCAATATCCGAAGCGTTAAATCTCATACAAGCCGATCAGCTGATTAACAGCAATGATGTAGTGGTGATCACTCCTAATTGGGTTCAACAGCAAACTCCACAGACAGGAGTGGTGGTTGGGCCTGAGAGTCTTAGAGAGATTATAAGGTTTGCTAAAAAAAATAATCCACGCAGAATTGTCGTCGCAACAGGTTCAGGTGAAAAAGATACAGCAGAAATTATGAATTCCATGGGCTTTGACCAGGTGATTAAGTCAGAAGGTGTTGAATTTATTGATCTAAATAAAGGCCCATTTATAAGAGTAGACCTGAATCATGATTCGCCATCATCCACAAACCTTAACAAATTATTTGATGAAATGACTTTTTTAATTTCCTTTACACAGCTTAAGGTTCATGAGGAAGCTACAGTGTCAGCCTCAATAAAAAACATTGCTATGGGGTGGCCACCTGCTGAAGAACACGGTCATCCAAAAAAGGATAAAGGAATACACAAGAATTTACATGGTTTTATACGGGCAATGGCACAACTAATTCCCATTGACCTTTCTATCGTAAGCTTAAATCCTGCAATGGTAGGTACAGGACCTTCTGGTGGAATACCTATACACACAGGGATCATACTATGTGGTACTGATGCTGTTGCTGTAGATACGATAGGTGCTCGCCTTTTAGGTTTCAAACCTCAAGCTATCTATTACCTTTATGACTGCATTAACAATGGTATTGGGATAGGCGATGTAAATCAAATGAATATAAAAGGACTTCCACTGGTTGAAGCAGAAAGAATTTTCAGCACCGCTGTTTACAGACAACCTGTTATTATAGACCAATAG
- a CDS encoding family 78 glycoside hydrolase catalytic domain → MQFVAIYKRQGMNDMRVMPHSNASFILDAGMLTTGFPVIQVRGGKNSRIKLTYSEALYVDGRKTPYHVPDKGDVEGIFDVVISSGKVTYYEPILWRTFRYVKVDIETFDEELFIEDIHYRFISYPLKEVATYQSSDPLHKKMWDMSWWTVRLCTHETFEDCPYYEQMQYAGDSQVVSLVAGYVSGDWSLTRQAVLHFDWSRDYEGITKSRYPSVVPQKIPSWSILWVVMVSDYYLHTADKETTERCLDGINATLHWLEKYLNNSYLLEKLPYWKVVDWVKEWKHPNGCPPGAEGGVTALISLQYAYALMKAAELFREFGREREADHFMNIRDKITEEVRRSCWSDEHKLYRDRPGYDEFSELGNAWAILSEAATPEQAKAIASQIGVNPILAKSTLYGRFYVFRALSKADSYDDVAPRLFTMWHSMMKTDLTTWPEDPYFARSYCHAWSSTPIYEFLSEILGIKPLKPGFKEVLIKPHILNLTGAEGSVPTMYGVIHVRWEIVDGEFTISVKLPDGVKGKIVLPNGQVHFCLSSL, encoded by the coding sequence ATGCAGTTTGTAGCAATATATAAGCGGCAGGGTATGAATGATATGCGGGTAATGCCACATAGCAATGCAAGTTTTATACTGGATGCTGGCATGCTTACAACTGGTTTCCCTGTAATTCAGGTCAGAGGAGGCAAAAATTCAAGGATCAAGCTAACTTACTCAGAGGCTTTATATGTGGATGGCCGAAAAACGCCATATCATGTACCGGACAAAGGGGATGTTGAAGGAATTTTCGATGTAGTTATTTCATCAGGGAAGGTGACATATTATGAACCGATACTCTGGAGGACATTTAGGTACGTTAAAGTAGATATAGAGACTTTTGATGAAGAACTTTTTATAGAAGATATACATTATAGATTTATTTCCTATCCTTTAAAAGAAGTTGCTACATATCAATCATCAGATCCGTTACACAAAAAAATGTGGGATATGTCATGGTGGACTGTCAGATTGTGTACGCATGAGACCTTTGAAGATTGCCCGTATTATGAGCAGATGCAGTATGCAGGGGACAGCCAGGTTGTTTCGCTGGTTGCAGGATATGTTTCTGGCGATTGGTCCCTTACAAGGCAGGCTGTATTGCATTTTGATTGGTCAAGGGATTATGAAGGTATAACTAAAAGCAGGTATCCGAGTGTAGTTCCTCAGAAAATTCCATCGTGGTCAATACTCTGGGTGGTTATGGTAAGCGATTATTATTTGCACACGGCTGATAAAGAAACTACAGAACGATGTCTTGATGGAATTAATGCTACACTTCATTGGCTTGAAAAGTACCTAAATAACTCATATTTGTTGGAGAAGTTACCGTATTGGAAAGTAGTAGATTGGGTAAAAGAGTGGAAGCACCCTAATGGTTGCCCGCCGGGAGCAGAAGGTGGAGTGACTGCCTTAATAAGCTTACAGTATGCTTATGCTCTGATGAAGGCTGCAGAACTGTTTAGAGAGTTTGGAAGAGAACGTGAAGCGGATCACTTTATGAATATAAGGGATAAAATTACAGAAGAGGTAAGGAGATCCTGCTGGTCTGATGAACACAAATTGTATAGGGACAGACCGGGTTATGATGAATTCAGCGAACTGGGTAATGCCTGGGCAATACTATCTGAAGCTGCTACACCGGAACAGGCAAAAGCTATTGCATCTCAAATCGGCGTAAATCCTATTCTTGCAAAGTCTACCCTTTATGGCAGATTTTATGTTTTCAGGGCATTGAGTAAAGCAGACTCGTATGATGATGTAGCGCCAAGGCTTTTTACCATGTGGCATAGCATGATGAAAACAGACCTTACTACATGGCCAGAAGATCCGTACTTTGCCAGGAGCTACTGCCATGCTTGGTCTTCCACCCCTATATATGAATTTCTCTCAGAAATCTTAGGGATAAAGCCGCTTAAGCCGGGTTTTAAAGAGGTGCTTATAAAACCCCATATTTTAAATTTAACAGGAGCAGAGGGTAGTGTGCCTACCATGTACGGTGTCATTCATGTTAGATGGGAGATAGTTGATGGTGAATTTACTATATCCGTTAAGTTGCCTGATGGAGTTAAAGGGAAAATAGTTTTACCCAATGGACAGGTACACTTTTGCCTAAGCTCTTTATAA
- a CDS encoding glucosidase family protein, protein MLDSYKISKSHRLDDPYVCAGDRIYLVGTQDGLFPDMGGHVPEEMGGLWDHPIKLADGFWAVIKEGEYQRFLKKASMYITGPFYQEFVYNLKGNDLIVKRKQFCPDGIEGIVINYEIKNITNNDKKITFELLLRTDLRPVWLAEKLNIFDGDDLLEYREDVGVFIGRDEKNPWYIVWGSDKKADDWEIPDKLGYIENTNGNGANGKLIYKNIEIKGKSTYSINFFISGSYVSEQKALKDFNFIKDNHDKLFEEKSNRYMELIKSGNIRVPDERINQAIDWVKFNYDWLIRDVPDIGRGLGAGIPEYPWWFGCDNGYALLGLLPTGRFDEIEDTLRLLKNVSEKENGNGRIIHEVSTNGVVFNKGNTQETAQFIKLVWQVFQWTGNVNFLKEMFPFIEKSINWLLNDMDKDDDLLPEGYGIIEIEGLNCENIDTAVFTQRALEAYAEMLDYLKIEGSEIWREKAGLLKDKINTDFWKEEDNTFADFMAKPEEFIDRYDIFKNRGFYSNDDEFINIIEKLKGEAIDAEPGRDKSFNEKLGY, encoded by the coding sequence ATGTTAGATTCGTATAAGATCAGCAAAAGCCATAGACTGGATGACCCATATGTTTGTGCGGGAGATAGAATATATTTGGTCGGTACACAGGATGGCCTTTTTCCTGATATGGGAGGGCATGTACCCGAAGAAATGGGCGGCTTATGGGATCATCCGATAAAGCTAGCAGATGGCTTTTGGGCAGTGATTAAAGAAGGTGAATATCAGAGATTTCTGAAAAAGGCTTCGATGTATATAACCGGTCCTTTTTATCAGGAGTTTGTTTATAATTTAAAAGGTAATGATTTAATAGTAAAAAGAAAGCAATTCTGTCCCGATGGGATAGAAGGAATTGTAATAAATTATGAGATAAAAAATATAACAAACAACGATAAGAAAATAACCTTTGAATTGCTATTAAGAACTGATCTTCGTCCGGTGTGGCTGGCAGAAAAATTAAATATATTTGATGGCGACGACTTGCTGGAATATAGGGAAGACGTAGGAGTGTTTATTGGTAGGGATGAAAAGAATCCGTGGTATATTGTTTGGGGCTCTGATAAAAAAGCTGATGACTGGGAAATACCTGATAAATTAGGGTATATAGAAAATACCAACGGCAATGGTGCCAACGGAAAGTTAATATATAAAAATATTGAAATAAAAGGCAAATCCACGTACAGTATAAATTTTTTTATCAGTGGGTCATATGTTTCGGAACAAAAGGCGTTAAAGGATTTTAATTTTATTAAAGATAACCACGATAAACTCTTTGAAGAAAAATCAAATAGATATATGGAATTAATAAAAAGTGGAAATATAAGAGTTCCGGATGAGAGGATTAATCAGGCAATCGATTGGGTTAAATTTAACTACGATTGGTTGATAAGAGATGTACCGGATATAGGTAGGGGCCTAGGGGCAGGCATTCCGGAATATCCGTGGTGGTTTGGCTGCGATAACGGTTATGCCCTTTTAGGCTTATTGCCAACTGGAAGGTTTGATGAGATCGAAGACACGCTCAGATTATTGAAAAATGTATCTGAAAAAGAAAACGGCAATGGCAGAATAATTCATGAGGTATCGACCAATGGTGTGGTTTTTAATAAAGGGAATACACAGGAAACAGCTCAATTTATAAAACTTGTATGGCAGGTATTTCAGTGGACTGGAAATGTAAACTTTTTAAAAGAGATGTTTCCATTTATAGAGAAGTCAATAAATTGGCTGCTAAATGATATGGATAAAGATGACGATCTTTTGCCCGAAGGTTATGGGATTATTGAGATTGAAGGGTTAAATTGTGAAAACATAGATACAGCTGTTTTTACCCAGAGAGCGCTGGAAGCCTATGCTGAAATGCTGGATTATTTAAAGATTGAGGGCAGTGAGATCTGGAGAGAAAAAGCGGGGTTATTAAAAGATAAAATCAATACAGATTTCTGGAAAGAAGAGGATAATACTTTTGCGGATTTTATGGCAAAACCAGAAGAATTTATTGATAGATATGACATTTTCAAAAACAGAGGCTTTTATAGTAACGATGATGAGTTCATAAATATTATAGAAAAACTCAAAGGAGAAGCGATAGATGCAGAACCTGGTAGAGACAAATCATTTAATGAAAAATTGGGTTATTAA
- a CDS encoding alpha/beta hydrolase, translating into MQKAVEITYSGRTLRGMMHIPDNSNGKVPMVAIFHGFTGNKMEPHFIFVKLSRALEKAGIGSVRFDFYGSGESDGDFSEMTFSGELEDARQILNFIKQQPTTDLNRIGVLGLSMGGAIAGVLANEYKDDVKALVLWAPAFNIPEAMANGENNRFGDTMEKYGFVDIGGLALSKNFVEDIVKLNIFELSKGYNNNVLIVHGTNDAAVEYKVSDRILNEVYGSNARRVTIENADHTFNNLEWEKTAINESVEFFKKELLRG; encoded by the coding sequence ATGCAAAAAGCTGTTGAGATTACATACAGTGGAAGGACTTTAAGAGGTATGATGCACATACCTGATAATTCAAACGGGAAAGTGCCAATGGTAGCGATCTTTCACGGCTTTACGGGAAATAAAATGGAGCCCCATTTTATATTTGTAAAATTGTCACGAGCTTTAGAAAAAGCAGGAATAGGAAGTGTCAGATTTGATTTTTACGGGTCAGGGGAAAGCGATGGAGACTTTAGTGAAATGACCTTTAGCGGCGAATTAGAAGATGCCAGGCAGATATTGAATTTTATTAAGCAGCAGCCTACAACTGACCTGAATAGGATAGGGGTACTTGGTTTAAGCATGGGAGGAGCTATTGCAGGTGTTCTTGCAAATGAGTATAAGGATGATGTAAAAGCATTAGTACTATGGGCTCCTGCTTTTAACATACCTGAGGCGATGGCGAATGGGGAGAACAATAGATTTGGCGATACAATGGAGAAATACGGTTTTGTAGATATAGGTGGTCTTGCCCTTAGCAAGAATTTTGTGGAGGATATCGTAAAATTAAATATATTTGAGCTGTCTAAAGGTTATAACAACAATGTACTTATAGTGCATGGAACTAATGATGCTGCTGTAGAGTATAAAGTATCTGATAGAATTCTCAATGAGGTTTATGGAAGCAATGCTAGAAGGGTTACAATAGAAAATGCAGACCACACTTTTAATAATCTTGAATGGGAGAAAACAGCTATAAATGAATCGGTAGAATTTTTTAAAAAAGAATTACTAAGGGGATAG
- a CDS encoding beta-L-arabinofuranosidase domain-containing protein gives MIKTLHTPLPLGAIKPKGWLYNQLQIQANGLTGHLDEIWDSVGSYSAWLGGTGENWERGPYYCDGLIPLAYLLNDERLIEKAKKWVEWTLNSQKENGFFGPENNDDWWPRMIMLKALIQYYEATADSRVLEFMTKYFAYQKSHIKERPLKDWAQARGGENIFAIYWLYNKTGDRELLDLAEIIFDQTLNWTDFFNDFPFVRPIRYYYEWEYVIKRPHDELVRLMNYHYNHVVNVAMAIKEPALRYLYTNNPIHKEAVVNAIENLMKYHGVANGMFTGDEHLSGRNPSQETELCAVVEYMFSLQVLLSIFESTMFSDILEKVAYNALPAAFTKDMWGHQYDQQANQVLVTKAKRNWYNNGDESNLFGLEPNFGCCTANMHQGWPKFVNSLWMLADNGVVALTYAPCSVNTKVGNGINIVIDEQTDYPFDESITFTVHCDKSVCFPLKLRIPGWCYKAEVMVNGGLFATPHAGTFAIVKREWSDGDQIILRLPMDIRISRWYNNSVAVERGPLVFSLRIGERWSKLRGTGPYADWEVYPTTPWNYALLLDVQSPSRSFTIEKHDVTYQPYDSSNPPIILKCKGKRVKEWQLQSNSAGELPMSPVTSDEPEEDIELIPYGAAKLRITQFPYQN, from the coding sequence ATGATAAAAACACTTCATACTCCGTTGCCTTTAGGAGCTATAAAGCCTAAAGGTTGGCTTTATAATCAATTGCAAATCCAAGCTAATGGTTTGACGGGGCATCTGGATGAAATATGGGATTCGGTGGGTTCTTACAGTGCGTGGCTAGGGGGAACTGGCGAAAATTGGGAAAGAGGCCCGTATTACTGTGATGGATTAATACCGTTGGCCTATCTGTTAAATGATGAAAGGCTTATAGAGAAAGCCAAAAAGTGGGTAGAATGGACATTAAATAGCCAGAAGGAAAACGGCTTCTTTGGACCAGAAAACAACGATGATTGGTGGCCTAGGATGATAATGCTCAAGGCATTGATTCAATATTACGAAGCTACTGCTGATTCAAGGGTTTTAGAGTTTATGACGAAATATTTTGCCTATCAAAAGTCTCATATAAAAGAGAGACCATTAAAGGATTGGGCACAGGCCAGGGGCGGTGAGAACATATTCGCCATATATTGGTTGTATAATAAAACAGGTGATAGAGAGCTGTTGGATTTGGCTGAAATTATATTTGATCAAACACTGAATTGGACTGATTTCTTTAATGATTTTCCTTTTGTCCGTCCTATAAGGTATTATTATGAATGGGAATATGTTATAAAGCGACCTCACGATGAGTTAGTAAGACTTATGAACTATCATTACAATCATGTGGTTAATGTAGCCATGGCTATAAAAGAGCCAGCATTGCGATATCTTTATACCAATAATCCCATACACAAGGAAGCCGTTGTAAATGCTATAGAAAACCTTATGAAATATCATGGTGTTGCAAATGGAATGTTTACAGGTGATGAACATTTAAGCGGCCGTAATCCATCACAGGAAACAGAACTATGTGCTGTGGTAGAGTATATGTTCAGCCTGCAAGTATTGCTGTCAATATTTGAGAGTACTATGTTTTCGGATATATTGGAAAAAGTAGCGTATAATGCTTTACCAGCTGCTTTTACCAAAGATATGTGGGGGCATCAATATGATCAGCAGGCCAATCAGGTACTGGTGACTAAAGCAAAAAGAAATTGGTATAATAACGGCGATGAATCCAATCTTTTTGGTTTGGAACCCAACTTTGGTTGTTGTACTGCCAACATGCATCAAGGATGGCCTAAATTTGTTAACAGTTTGTGGATGTTAGCTGATAATGGTGTGGTAGCGTTGACATATGCTCCATGTAGTGTTAACACAAAAGTGGGTAATGGCATCAATATTGTTATTGACGAACAAACCGATTATCCATTTGATGAAAGTATAACCTTTACTGTACATTGTGATAAATCTGTTTGCTTTCCATTAAAGCTGCGCATACCAGGTTGGTGCTATAAAGCAGAAGTGATGGTGAATGGTGGTTTATTTGCTACTCCGCATGCGGGCACTTTTGCTATTGTAAAGCGAGAATGGAGTGATGGTGATCAAATTATTCTACGGTTGCCTATGGATATAAGAATTAGCCGATGGTACAACAATTCGGTGGCTGTAGAGCGTGGTCCTTTGGTATTTTCACTAAGGATTGGAGAACGATGGAGCAAGCTGAGGGGTACTGGTCCTTATGCTGATTGGGAGGTATATCCTACTACTCCATGGAACTATGCTTTGCTGTTGGATGTACAAAGCCCCAGTCGTTCTTTTACAATAGAGAAGCATGACGTAACTTATCAGCCATACGATTCATCCAATCCACCTATTATATTAAAGTGCAAGGGCAAAAGAGTAAAAGAATGGCAGTTACAATCCAATTCGGCAGGCGAATTGCCTATGAGTCCTGTGACTTCAGATGAACCAGAGGAAGATATCGAACTCATACCTTATGGAGCAGCTAAATTGAGAATAACACAGTTCCCATATCAAAATTAA
- a CDS encoding ABC transporter substrate-binding protein: MLKRNIAVFLSVIMLLTILLSGCGKTSTSSSDKTSNKAVSSNVKKNNAPVKLKNKEKAIAYAFGSWPKPPLYQGNPFAAGGVGSAYDWVYCGLFQWWRSTGNFKPFIAESYEQKGLQTIIHLRKDVKWNDGQPFTSKDVWAYYILNNGTYVTKFLKSIDTPDDYTVVFNWDKFSPPDDLKIKYIAHDVQDTIPYHIYGKYVDKAKEILDKAQPTDDLSKRGPFGKYIDKDTSDALNKNWQDFTKENPKLPIGTGPFMVQKVTASEMILVKNPYFFWKDNVKFDKVHLYIADQPGALAMFRSGKTNLAGGWETGGTKDIIENLLQTNKDLVFYPAGDPAAFGTSFNIQKAPFDDVNVRKAVLYAVDRSKIRDVANPYATLVDYAATALLPIPQFMDPWVSKDIQDKLTKYKYDPAKAEEMLKASGWTKGSDGIWRDKNGKMYNLTIACQSGWPVKGMEVQAEEMTKFGLPTKLTVQDPSIYYTNATRPKAMYNMAWDFMFNWTNDGINDPPTIFNNFFNGFPGQAGNFPTFKSGPDQGRTNMIFKGPDGKDVNINDVLKKMPYMSEDELKKVSGDLVWIINENALAFTWFWNTGTTMVNAGQIGGVPMEDQLAKYNRNMPMPATDKDYDDVMAFWMPGILKYYIATGQVYPK; this comes from the coding sequence GTGCTTAAAAGGAATATTGCTGTCTTTTTATCGGTTATAATGTTATTAACAATTCTATTGAGCGGATGTGGAAAAACATCTACAAGCTCGTCTGATAAAACTTCTAATAAAGCTGTATCTTCTAATGTTAAAAAGAACAATGCACCGGTTAAACTAAAAAATAAAGAAAAAGCTATAGCATATGCTTTTGGTAGTTGGCCTAAACCGCCGTTATATCAAGGTAATCCTTTTGCAGCAGGTGGCGTAGGCTCAGCGTATGACTGGGTTTACTGTGGCTTATTTCAGTGGTGGAGAAGTACAGGTAATTTTAAGCCGTTTATAGCAGAATCTTATGAACAAAAGGGTTTACAGACTATCATTCATTTGAGAAAAGATGTGAAGTGGAACGATGGACAACCATTTACCAGCAAGGATGTCTGGGCGTACTACATTTTAAACAACGGCACTTACGTAACAAAGTTCCTTAAAAGCATCGATACACCTGATGATTATACGGTGGTGTTTAATTGGGATAAGTTTTCGCCGCCAGATGATTTAAAGATAAAGTATATTGCTCATGATGTCCAGGATACAATTCCTTATCATATTTACGGCAAATATGTAGACAAGGCAAAAGAGATACTGGATAAAGCACAGCCTACGGACGATCTATCCAAGAGAGGGCCGTTTGGCAAATATATTGATAAAGACACATCTGATGCGTTGAACAAAAATTGGCAGGACTTTACGAAAGAAAATCCCAAGTTGCCTATTGGTACAGGTCCGTTTATGGTACAGAAAGTGACAGCATCTGAAATGATCCTGGTAAAGAACCCATATTTCTTCTGGAAGGACAATGTGAAATTTGATAAAGTTCATCTATATATAGCCGATCAGCCAGGGGCTTTGGCCATGTTCAGATCCGGCAAGACCAATCTGGCTGGTGGATGGGAAACAGGAGGTACAAAGGATATCATCGAAAATCTATTGCAGACAAACAAAGATTTGGTTTTCTATCCCGCAGGTGATCCGGCCGCATTTGGCACATCTTTTAACATACAGAAAGCACCTTTTGACGATGTCAATGTAAGAAAAGCTGTGCTATACGCTGTAGATAGGAGCAAAATAAGGGATGTAGCTAACCCTTATGCAACGCTGGTGGACTATGCTGCTACAGCATTACTTCCTATACCTCAGTTTATGGATCCATGGGTATCAAAGGATATACAGGATAAGCTGACAAAATATAAATACGATCCTGCCAAGGCAGAAGAGATGTTGAAGGCATCAGGGTGGACAAAAGGCTCTGATGGAATCTGGCGAGACAAAAACGGTAAGATGTATAATTTAACGATTGCGTGTCAATCAGGATGGCCTGTAAAAGGCATGGAAGTACAGGCAGAAGAGATGACGAAGTTTGGATTGCCTACAAAACTTACGGTACAGGATCCCAGCATTTACTACACCAATGCTACGAGGCCAAAGGCTATGTATAATATGGCGTGGGATTTTATGTTTAACTGGACTAATGATGGAATAAATGATCCACCTACAATATTTAATAACTTTTTCAATGGTTTTCCAGGGCAAGCAGGCAATTTCCCCACGTTTAAGAGTGGTCCGGATCAGGGCCGCACTAACATGATATTTAAAGGGCCGGATGGCAAGGATGTTAACATTAACGATGTGTTGAAGAAAATGCCTTATATGAGTGAAGACGAATTGAAAAAGGTTTCAGGAGATCTGGTATGGATTATAAATGAAAATGCACTGGCATTTACCTGGTTCTGGAATACAGGTACAACCATGGTTAATGCCGGGCAGATCGGCGGTGTGCCTATGGAGGATCAGCTGGCGAAATACAACAGGAATATGCCTATGCCTGCAACTGATAAAGATTATGACGATGTGATGGCGTTCTGGATGCCTGGCATATTAAAGTATTATATTGCGACGGGTCAGGTTTATCCTAAATGA